DNA sequence from the Verrucomicrobiia bacterium genome:
TTTAGTGTGTTTTGTTGTTGTTTGGTTTAATCAAAAAGTCATTCGACTTGGCTCGATTAAACTCTTTCACCGAAGTGGCGCAAGCAGAAAATAACAATTTTTCAGCGAAAACTCGCATCTTTTTGCGCGGCGCTCGATACGCCCGATGCCAGGGCTTGACTTCAAATACGGTTTCTTCACCATCATCCGGTGGTTCTCTTCACGATTCAAAACGAGTTTCGATACGAGATCGTTCGCAAGTTGTACGAAGGCGGCATGGGTATCGTGTATGAAGCTGAGCAACTGGGCGCCCGGGGCTTTGTCAAACGCATCGCGATCAAAGTCATCCGGCAAAACTACGCCAACCAGAGTCAATTCATCGAAAACTTTATCGGCGAGGCCAAATTGGTCGCGGACCTGATTCATACCAACATCGTCCAGACCTATCACCTGGGTGAGACGCAGGGCCTTTATTTCATCGCGATGGAACTGATTCGCGGGGCCAACCTCGAGCAATTCTCGCAGCAGCTCCTCGATGCAAAGCGTGTTCTGCCCAAGGAACTGGCCGTGTTCATCGTCAGCCGCGTGGCGCGCGGGCTGGCTTACGCCCATGCAAAGACAGATAAAGACGGGCGGCCATTGGGGATCGTTCACCGCGATGTGAGTTTCAAGAACATCATGATCGCTTTCGAAGGCGACGTAAAGCTGACCGATTTTGGCATCGCCAAAGCCAAAGGGTTCCTGGTGGATAACGAGGGCGAGGTAGTCGCCGGCAAAGCCGATTATATGAGCCCCGAGCAGGCCAATTTCCAAATCACCGACAAGCGGTCGGACCTCTTCTCGGCGGGCGTGGTGCTGGCGCACCTGCTTCTGGGCAAGAACATTTTCAAAGGCCCTTCTGCCGAGGAATCCAGGCAACGGATGATCAATATGGCCGTCCCGGATTTCCGCGCCCTGGATTCCCGAATCGACCAGCGCCTCAATGAAATCCTCCACCGCGCCCTGGTCCGCGACCTTGACAAGCGCTACCCCAACGCCGACGAGTTGCTTTATGATTTGGAGCATTACATTTACCACTCCGGTTACGGACCAACCAATGAGACGATGGGCAAATTCATGCGCGAACTCTTTGCGCAAACGGCGCCCCCGGCAGCACTTTCC
Encoded proteins:
- a CDS encoding serine/threonine-protein kinase, whose translation is MVLFTIQNEFRYEIVRKLYEGGMGIVYEAEQLGARGFVKRIAIKVIRQNYANQSQFIENFIGEAKLVADLIHTNIVQTYHLGETQGLYFIAMELIRGANLEQFSQQLLDAKRVLPKELAVFIVSRVARGLAYAHAKTDKDGRPLGIVHRDVSFKNIMIAFEGDVKLTDFGIAKAKGFLVDNEGEVVAGKADYMSPEQANFQITDKRSDLFSAGVVLAHLLLGKNIFKGPSAEESRQRMINMAVPDFRALDSRIDQRLNEILHRALVRDLDKRYPNADELLYDLEHYIYHSGYGPTNETMGKFMRELFAQTAPPAALSPVHGTTALLEAAHPYIQQ